The Chitinimonas arctica region ACCGCTATCCGATACGGTGGGTAGGGCCTTACGCGGGATCGGGCAAGGCATCGGTACCTTCGCCAGTGCGGTGCCGCAGGCGACCGCCGCCTTGGCCGTGCTGGGCGCCTCGCTGATTGCCTGGAAGGGCATGAAGGCCGGCGCGCAGATCGGCCGCGGGGCCTTCGATCTGGCGCGCGGTGGGCTGCTGGCTGGTCGGGGTCGGCTACCTGGCCGGCTGGGTCAACTGGCCGAACGGGCGGGTAACGCGGTCGGTGCTGCCAATGCCCAGGCGGTGTATGTCACCAATTGGCCGGCAGGTGGCTTAGGCAGTGGTGGTATCGATCTGCCCAATCGCCACACGCCAGGTGGCACCCAGCCTGTCGGTCGAATGGGCCGCGCCTGGCAAGCGGTACGCGGTGCAGGGGAACGGATCGTCGGCGGCGGCCTGAATCTCCTGGGCAATGCGGGCCGCCCCGGTCTGGCCCTCGCTTCGATGGGCAGCGTCGCCAGCATGGCACCCACCCTGGGTTCTATCGCAGGTAGCGGCTCGGCTGGTTTGATTGCCACTTCCGGCGGCATGGTCGCGGGTGCTGGGGCTGCTGGCTATGGCGTCGGTACCCTAATCAACAAGGGCGTGGGCAAGGTCACTGGCGGCGGCGATGGCTGGGCAGGTGGAGGTCTATTTCAGCAGCTGCATGGCGAGGAACTGCGCCAACTCAATGCGCCGATATCGCTGGCCGAGGTCAATGCCTTGCGCGCCAAGCAGGGCAAGCCCGCAGTAACCAGTCTGTCCACGGCGCAGCCTGCATCGGCGACCAAGCCGGTACCGACCACGAACCAGCAACTCACCTTCGCCCCAAATCTGGCCATCACCGTCCAGGGCGACGTCAAAGACCCGCGCGCCCTGGCTGCCGAGCTGATGCCGCATCTCAAACGGATGTTCGAAGACTACCGCGCCCAGGTCGCACGCGGCGCCCTGCATGACGCCGCCCACGTTTAAGGAAACCACATGGCACTCGTTCAAGCAATCGGCCAAGCCGCCACACGCGCAGCGGCGGCCGCCGGCCGGGTCGGACTGGTCGCGGCGAAGCTGGCGCAAGATCCTGGGCAGGGTGCGGCGATGCTGCAATCGGTCGGTGGGCAAGCGGTGTCTGATATCCAGGCAGCCACCTCGGGCTTGTCCCAGCTGCGCGGTACCGAGCAAACGCTTGCCGATACCGATCGGTCGGCCATGGGCCGCGCGTATGGCGCCCTGGATAATGCTGTGGTGGCGATTCAGGACAAAGGCGGCCGCATTGTTGCTGCGGTCTCCCAGGCCAGCAGTGCGACCCAGCAGATTGCCAAGCAACTGGCGGAAGCGGGCCAAGCCCTGAAGCAGGCCAATACCCGCGCCCAACAGCAGCATCCCTTGGCCGCCGGCCCGGTACCGACCGCTACACCGTCGCCGACCACCCAGCGCGCGGCAACCACGTCGCCTTTCACCGGCGCCACCGGCCCCGCTTCGCACCTGCTGATCCTCACTGCGCCGAGCGGTACCTTCTATTTCAACCTCAGCACCGCCGCGCACGACAGTGTGAAGCGCCAGACGGCCTACAACGTCGCCAGCCAGGACCGGCTGACGCGCCGGCCTGCGTTGCAAGCGGTCAGCCAGGGCGGGGAAACCATCACCTTGTCCGGCGCCATCTTTACCGCTGCCAATTTCGGTACCGGCGCGCCGGGTATCGGGCAACTCAATCGGCTGCGCAAGATCGGCTACGCCCTGGAGCCCGTCACGCTGACCACCGGCTTCGGTGAAGTCCTGGGCCGCTGGTACCTGACCAAGATCGACGAAGAGCAGGCCGGCCTGCTGGCGAATGGTGCCCCTCGCAAGCAAACCTTTACCTTGGAGTTCCAGCGCTATGGCGAGGACTATACGAACGGCTGAGGGCGATATCCTCGATACCCTGTGCCAACTGATCTACGGCTATCTGGATGGGACGGTGGAAACCGTCCTGGCCGCTAACCCCGGCTTGGCGGCCCAGGCGCAGCCTTATCCGTCCGGCCTGCTGATCACGTTTCCGGATCTGCCTGCCCGCCGGCAGGATGCGATCCAGCTGTGGGCCTAGGCATGAAGCCCGACTTTCAAGTGCTGGCCGACGAACATGACATTACCGCCCTGATCCGCGACCGGCTGATCGAAATCCGCGTGACCGATAAACCCGGCCTGGATTCGGACAGCTGCGAGATCGAGCTGGATGACCGAGATGGGAAGCTGACGTTTCCGCGCAAGGGGGCGGTATTGGCGGTATCGTTGGGCTGGGTAGGCGAAGGCTTGAATCGCCTGGGCCGCTATCGGGTGGATGAGATCGAGGTGAAAGGCCCGCCGGCCGCCATCCTGATCCGTTGCAAAGCGGCTGATGTGAGCGAAGACAGCAAGACGCACCGGCGTAACAGCTGGGAGGACACCAGCCTATCCACCATCGTGGGCGATATCGCCGGCCGGCATGGCTGGCAACCGGTGTGTGCCGTGCAAGCGGAGATCGTGCGGGCCGATCAAGTGGGCGAAAGCGATCTGCACTTTCTGACGCGCTTGGCACGGCTGCACAACGCCACCGCCACTGTTAAAGCCGGCAAGTTGCTGGTCCTCACGCGTGATAGTAGGCAACAGGCCAGCGGCGGGAGCATGGCCGAGCTGGCCATTTCACCGGCGCAATGCCACAGCTATTCGCTGGTGTTTCCGGATCGACCCGCCCATGCCAAGGTTCGGACCCAGTGGCACGATCCCAAGTTAGGCCAGCCGGTACCGCTGGTCTTGCCTAACCCCTCTGCGCCACCAGGTGCGACAGCGATCCATATCGACCGCCATATCTACGCCAATCCGCAGGCAGCCCGCGACGCGGCCGATAGCCGGCTGGGTGCCCTCAATCGCGCCACCGCCAGCGGCCATCTGGTCCTGGCGCGTGGCGATGCCCGTGTATGTGCCGAGCGTAAAGTGCGTCTAAAGGGCTTTAAACCGCAGGTGGATGGTGTCTTTCTGGCCGAAAGTGTGGAACACGCCTATTCGCATACTGGCTGGATCACCACCGTGCAACTGAACGCCGGCAATGCCGGTAAGCCCCAGGTCGGCCGCACCAGCCAAACGGATCTGCCTATCCCCGCGCCGCCCCGCTAGCCCGCAATCCCAGACAGTGTGCCCCGCCGCGTGCGGGGTTTTTTATTGCCGATGCCCTTGGAGGTACCTTTGCAACATCCCATCCCACCCGATCGCTGGCGCGAGCAGGTCGATCACAAATTGGCCGATCTCTCGGCCCAAGTGCAGCAAAATACCGCCATCACCAGCGAGGTGCGCGAGATCCTCGATACCGTACGCGGCGGCATGCGCGTACTGGAAGTGCTGGGCACCGTCGCCAAGTGGGTGACGCCCATTGTGATGCTGGTGACCGCTGTGCTGGCCTTTATCCATCAGCTGGGCTCGGGAAATAAGCCATGAGTACCCGGCTGCGCATTCTCACTGCCAGCACCGCCGCCGTGCTGGCCCTCGCCACGCCCTTCGTCATCCAATGGGAAGGCAAGCGCAATCGAACCTATCTCGATGTTGCCGGTATCCCCACGGCCTGCATGGGCCAGACTGGCGAGCGGATCAAAATCGGTGCGACTTACAGCGATGCCACCTGCGAGGCCTGGCTCCGCGAGGAACTGACCGAGACCTACGCCGCTGTCAGCCGCTGCATTGCCGTTCCCATGACGCCAAATCAGGCCGCCGCGCTGACCGCCTTCGCATACAACGTCGGTTCTACAGGCGCCTGCCAATCCGCTGCTGCTCGCTATGCTCGACAGAGTGACTGGGGAAAGGCGTGCCGCGCGATCCAGATCAACGATGCCGGCCAGCCGGCCTGGTCGTATGTGACCGACGCAAAGATCGGCAATAAGGTCTACGTGCAAGGTTTGGCGAATCGTCGTGCGGCAGAGCGGGCGCTGTGCGAAGGCAGGGTACGGCATGCAGTTTAGTCTGTTGCCCTGGTACTGGCGTTGGGGTGCGATGTTGACCCTAGCCACCAGTCTTTACGCGCTGGGACGCCTTCATGGCCAGCAAGCCGAACACGCCCAAGACAACGATGCGGCACGAGCCGCCCTGGTTCGCGTGATTCGCATCCAGCGCAAGCAAGCGGCGATCAGCCAGATCGTTGCCGAGCAACACGAAACCGGCCGAACCCGTGACGGGGTCGTTTACCGAACCATTGAAAAGGAGGTGATTCGCTATGTGGCGAGTCCCGATCATGCTGTGTGCCATCTGGATCGCGAGTGGCTGCGCCTCCACGACGCCGCAGCCCTGTCCGTCCTTCCCCAGCCCACCGGCAGCGCTGATGCGGCCGCCAGCGACTCTACAAGCGATGACGCCCTTCAAACCATCACCGACAACTACCAAGCCTGCCAAGACAACGCGCGGCAACTAGCTGATTTACAGGCTTGGGTGCATCAGCAGTTGCATCACTAGCGCGACTACCCGTCATTCTATTGCGCCGAGGATGGCGTATAAGCGAAGGGTCGGCAAAACGCAGGCGGCTGAACAAAGGGCAAGACCGTACTTACACGTTGAAGTGCTTCACTTCCTCTCGCATGGCGGTCGCCAGCACGGTCAATCCCTGTGCCGAGGCAGCAGTTGCGGAAGCGGCGGCAGTATTTTCTTCTGACATCTGCGCCACTTGCTCCACGCGGGAGGCAATTTGGGTACTTGCTGTCGTTTGCTCTTTCAACGCCGTGTTAATCACGCCGACGGCATCCTCGACGACCGCTGCGCTCTTCGTGATTCGCTCTATCGCACTGCGTGCCTGTTCCGCAGACGCCACCACACTGCCTACTTTCTCCACGGTAATATTCATCCCCGCCACCGACTCGGTGGTATGAGATCTGATCTGCTCTATCATTTGCGCAATTTCCTTGGTGGCCCCGCTGGTGCGCTCGGCCAATTTACGTACCTCATCGGCCACAACGGCGAAGCCACGGCCATATTCCCCCGCACGGGCGGCTTCGATGGCCGCATTCAAAGCCAGTAGATTGGTTTGGTCCGCCACTTCGCGGATCACGGCAACGATGCCGCTGATATGCTTGGATTGCTCTCCTAGTTCGCTGATCGTCGTCGCCGTCGAGCGGATGCTCGCCGCAATATCGCGGATATCGGTTGCCGTCTGTTGGATAACCAGTGTGCCTTCCTGCGACAGTTTCCCTGCGTTCACAGAAGCTCGCCCCGCATCATCGGTGTTGTCGCTGACCTGGCTGATGCTGACCGTCAATTGTTCTACCACCGCCGCCATGGCCGCAGTCGTTTCACTTTGTTGGCTGGAGGCTTGAGATACCTGTGTTGAACTGGTCGCCAATGCATCTGCGGCATTCGCCAACTCATTCGCATGGTCGCGCGTACTGGTGATTGTTTTGTGCAAGGATTGCTGCATCAGGGCCAAAGCATTCAGCATCTGGCCCGTTTCGCTTTTACCTCCGGTTTCAATGGCATGAGTAAGATCACCGGCAGCCACGGCTTGCGCTGCCGCGAGCGCTTGGCGAACGGGCCGCAAGATGCTCGCCGCGACCAGCCAGCCGATGACGGCGGCAAGGCTTGCCATCACGGCTATCGCTGCGAAGAGGAGATTGCGGGTGCTGCGCTGATGGCTGATCCTCGCCGCGATGAGATCATCGAGTTGCTGCATGGCGGCATGCGTAAGCTTGAACTCTACGTCGATGGACTGGGTAAAGAACGCGATGTAGTCGGGCGCGGGATAGTCAAGCGTATCCATGCTGGCAACCTTGCTCCGAGCGAGTTCAGCGGCATCGCGGGCATTTTTACTTCCCTCGACCACCAAGGCACCCATCTTCGCTTGAAGGTCACTGTTCGCGGCAATAGCCTTCTTCAGCGTATTCTCCATCCGTTCCGTGCCGGAGCGGGCCGTTGATAGCAGGCCATACATGACGGCTTTGCCATTCTGATCGATCTGCTTGGTGGCAAGCAGGCCTGCTCCCTTTGCGCGCAACTGGCCCAAGTTCTCCGCGAGCGTAGGAAGGTCTACATAAACCGCGCGCATCAAATAATAGGTGTCGGCGTCCGGGTCTAAGGAAAGGCCGAATTGATCCGCGATCTGTTCGACGACCTTGAGCAGGTAGACACAAAGCGCGGTGTGTTGCTGATAACTTTGCGGCACGTCAATGCTGCGCGCCGCCACGCCGCCGCTCAATCCTTGCCAATCGGCCCGCACCTTTTGCAGCTGCTCCTTGAGGTCACCGGATTGGTCTTTCAGCTGGGTTTCCAGCAGGGCGAGCGTTTTTTCGACTTCTTCCTGCTTCGCTTGTCGCTTATCGGCAAGTTGGCTTGCACCAAGAAATGCAGCCGAGAGTCCACGGTGCTGTTGAACCTGTTGCAATAGATTGAGCGCGGTTTTCCCTGGGCCGATGCCGAGTTGCTCGTTCAAAGAGACATCGATGACAGTGTTTGCATGATTGAAATACAGATAGATCGGCGGGAGTGCCAAGCCGATCCCCAATGCCGCCAGGATGATAAATTTCTGCCACATCATCAGCCGGTCAAGAAATGTTCTCAGCATTGCCATTACCTCGCTTGTTGCCTACAAGCTAGGTATAGATAGGCAGACTCGTCTCCTCAAGACAGGATCAGGCGTGCCCTGCCTGCTAATCGACAACCTCGCACCTGCCGTGCATCCTTCTCCAGCGCCAAGCGAGTGAACGTTCCCACTTTTCTGAAGGGAATCCGCAGGGAGAAACGGCATTGAATAGTCGGGCCATCACGACCCGACTAGTGACGCAGGGAAATGCTACATCAAACGATTTGCCGTCAGCATCGGCGCGTAATGCTCATGCGCCGGGATGGACTGGTGCAGCAAGGCTGCATCCATCGGCGCAAACGTCGCCATGGCGCTGACCAAGCTGGCTAACTGCTGATCCACGGACGCGACCATCGGCGGACGGGGTAGCACTTCCAGGCTGTCGCCGCTGGCATCCGCCCACTTGGCCGTTACCGCTCTGGCTTGTATGTGGGTGTGATTCCACACCACGCTATCGCTGAACTTGAATTGCTCGAGGCGATAGGCCAGCGCATTGGTCGCGTCGAAGTAGTTCTCGACGGTCACTTGGTCGGCGGCGCCGTACTTCAGGACCAAGTTGACGCCCACCTTCTGCACCGCGCTGATCTCGGTTGATTTCACATCCTTGAACTGGATGGCATCGACGTTGTTGGCGGTCGTGTCGAAGTCGCGGATTATGTCAGCGCCGCCGCCCTTGGCCAGGGCATAGGTATCGCTGCCCAAGCCGCCATCCAGGCGATTGGCGCCGTTGTTGCCGGTCAGCACATTGTTCAGCGCATTGCCGGTGCCATTGATGGAAGCGGTGCCGGGGGCGAGGGTGAGGTTCTCCAGATTGGCACCCAGGGTGTGCGTGACGCCAGTCACCACCGTATCGCTGCCCTCGTTGGCGTTCTCGACAATCATTTCGCGACCATTGCTGACAATGTAGAAGTCATGGCCTAGGCCACCTGTGAGGGTGTTGTCGCCGCCACCGCCATCGAGCAGGTCGTTGCCGGCCTCGCCGAACAGTTGGTCGTTGCCATTCCCGCCGCGCAGGCTGTCGTCGCCACCGTTGAGACGGTCGTCGCCATCATCGCCGGCCAGGGTGTCGTTGCCACCTAGGCCATAGATTGTGTCGTTGCCGGCGCCGCCCGCCAGGCTTTCGGCGGCAGCGGTGCCATTGAGGTTGTCGTTGCCGGTCGTGGGGGTATTGGGCGGGATCAGCCGGGCAATCTCGGCGGCTGATATCCCGTTGCCACTCATGGGCTGAACATAGGCAATCGCCGACTCGCCGCCGTTGAAGTGATTCAGTACCCGCACGCTACGGCTGGCATCCACGATGCCGCAGCCCTGTCCATCATTCCCCAGTCCACCGGCAGCGCTGATGCGGCTGCCAGCGAGTTTACAAGCGATGACGCACTGGGCACCGTTACCGCCAACTATCAAGCCTGCCAGGACAACGCCAGGCAGTTAGCGGACCTGCAGAACTGGATTCGGCGGCAGGAGTCGGTATTCACAATGAGATAGGAGCAGCCTCGTAAGCATACGAGGACGCGAGCGGATGCGCCTGCAAAGCCTTTTTATGCAGCTGCCGCAAATAGTTTTGAGCGTTCCGACTGCAAAGAGGCCATTTTGGAGGCGTAAGAGGACCGCTTCCCTGTGTTTTTTCTTTCTAGGCGCAATACCCGCTGCCCTTGCGTAGTAGGGCCGGTACCCTACCAAATGTCGCACCGTTAGGCTGAAGAACGGTAAATACCCGCACCGGGTAGGGATGCATAGGTACGCTACCAGACATATAAGTAGCGTCAGGTGTGTATATCCTTGGCAGCAACGAGAAGGCTACCTGGATAGCCACCCCAGTATCAGTTCAGGAGGCGCACCATGATCGACCCGCCCAACCCCAGGGATAACCATCTGCTGGCAGCTTTACCCGACGCCGAATGGCTGCGCTTGTTGCCACAGCTGGAAGCGGTCGAACTGTCGCTAGGCCAGGTACTGTACGAATCCGGTAGCAGGATGAGCCATGTGTACTTTCCCACCACCGCCATCGTCTCCATGCTGTATGTGATGGAAAACGGCGCACCGGCAGAAATCGCGGTGGTCGGG contains the following coding sequences:
- a CDS encoding phage late control D family protein; protein product: MKPDFQVLADEHDITALIRDRLIEIRVTDKPGLDSDSCEIELDDRDGKLTFPRKGAVLAVSLGWVGEGLNRLGRYRVDEIEVKGPPAAILIRCKAADVSEDSKTHRRNSWEDTSLSTIVGDIAGRHGWQPVCAVQAEIVRADQVGESDLHFLTRLARLHNATATVKAGKLLVLTRDSRQQASGGSMAELAISPAQCHSYSLVFPDRPAHAKVRTQWHDPKLGQPVPLVLPNPSAPPGATAIHIDRHIYANPQAARDAADSRLGALNRATASGHLVLARGDARVCAERKVRLKGFKPQVDGVFLAESVEHAYSHTGWITTVQLNAGNAGKPQVGRTSQTDLPIPAPPR
- a CDS encoding lysozyme encodes the protein MSTRLRILTASTAAVLALATPFVIQWEGKRNRTYLDVAGIPTACMGQTGERIKIGATYSDATCEAWLREELTETYAAVSRCIAVPMTPNQAAALTAFAYNVGSTGACQSAAARYARQSDWGKACRAIQINDAGQPAWSYVTDAKIGNKVYVQGLANRRAAERALCEGRVRHAV
- a CDS encoding tail protein X translates to MARTIRTAEGDILDTLCQLIYGYLDGTVETVLAANPGLAAQAQPYPSGLLITFPDLPARRQDAIQLWA
- a CDS encoding phage tail protein, which translates into the protein MALVQAIGQAATRAAAAAGRVGLVAAKLAQDPGQGAAMLQSVGGQAVSDIQAATSGLSQLRGTEQTLADTDRSAMGRAYGALDNAVVAIQDKGGRIVAAVSQASSATQQIAKQLAEAGQALKQANTRAQQQHPLAAGPVPTATPSPTTQRAATTSPFTGATGPASHLLILTAPSGTFYFNLSTAAHDSVKRQTAYNVASQDRLTRRPALQAVSQGGETITLSGAIFTAANFGTGAPGIGQLNRLRKIGYALEPVTLTTGFGEVLGRWYLTKIDEEQAGLLANGAPRKQTFTLEFQRYGEDYTNG
- a CDS encoding calcium-binding protein, which gives rise to MDASRSVRVLNHFNGGESAIAYVQPMSGNGISAAEIARLIPPNTPTTGNDNLNGTAAAESLAGGAGNDTIYGLGGNDTLAGDDGDDRLNGGDDSLRGGNGNDQLFGEAGNDLLDGGGGDNTLTGGLGHDFYIVSNGREMIVENANEGSDTVVTGVTHTLGANLENLTLAPGTASINGTGNALNNVLTGNNGANRLDGGLGSDTYALAKGGGADIIRDFDTTANNVDAIQFKDVKSTEISAVQKVGVNLVLKYGAADQVTVENYFDATNALAYRLEQFKFSDSVVWNHTHIQARAVTAKWADASGDSLEVLPRPPMVASVDQQLASLVSAMATFAPMDAALLHQSIPAHEHYAPMLTANRLM
- a CDS encoding methyl-accepting chemotaxis protein; this encodes MLRTFLDRLMMWQKFIILAALGIGLALPPIYLYFNHANTVIDVSLNEQLGIGPGKTALNLLQQVQQHRGLSAAFLGASQLADKRQAKQEEVEKTLALLETQLKDQSGDLKEQLQKVRADWQGLSGGVAARSIDVPQSYQQHTALCVYLLKVVEQIADQFGLSLDPDADTYYLMRAVYVDLPTLAENLGQLRAKGAGLLATKQIDQNGKAVMYGLLSTARSGTERMENTLKKAIAANSDLQAKMGALVVEGSKNARDAAELARSKVASMDTLDYPAPDYIAFFTQSIDVEFKLTHAAMQQLDDLIAARISHQRSTRNLLFAAIAVMASLAAVIGWLVAASILRPVRQALAAAQAVAAGDLTHAIETGGKSETGQMLNALALMQQSLHKTITSTRDHANELANAADALATSSTQVSQASSQQSETTAAMAAVVEQLTVSISQVSDNTDDAGRASVNAGKLSQEGTLVIQQTATDIRDIAASIRSTATTISELGEQSKHISGIVAVIREVADQTNLLALNAAIEAARAGEYGRGFAVVADEVRKLAERTSGATKEIAQMIEQIRSHTTESVAGMNITVEKVGSVVASAEQARSAIERITKSAAVVEDAVGVINTALKEQTTASTQIASRVEQVAQMSEENTAAASATAASAQGLTVLATAMREEVKHFNV